The Candidatus Defluviibacterium haderslevense genome window below encodes:
- a CDS encoding helix-turn-helix domain-containing protein, with protein MEITLITNDQLQYLINEVVKRLETIIVDSKRNDGTTKEWLSAKEVCSILQISNTTLQCMVQSRNIKKYKINRRIMFKNDQIDSSMIRIVSKRLQQK; from the coding sequence ATGGAAATTACTCTAATAACGAATGATCAACTCCAGTATCTGATTAATGAAGTAGTTAAGAGGCTTGAAACTATTATAGTTGATTCCAAAAGGAACGACGGTACCACTAAAGAATGGTTAAGTGCAAAAGAGGTCTGCTCGATTTTGCAAATTAGCAACACAACTCTGCAATGCATGGTCCAATCAAGGAATATTAAAAAATATAAGATTAATAGACGTATCATGTTTAAAAATGATCAGATTGATAGTTCAATGATAAGGATTGTCTCTAAAAGATTGCAACAAAAATGA